CTCCAAGGCCGGTGGGCAGCCTGTGGGGCTGGGCCAGCCCTCTCCCTGCAGGAattccccgtgtccccaaggAGGTGGCAGGGCGGGCTGAGGCCGAGTTAACCCCGAGTTAACCCCGAGTTAACCCCGAGTTAACcccttctctcccttcccagctGATTGGCTGCATCATCGGGCGTCAGGGCGCCAAGATCAACGAGATCCGCCAGATGTCCGGGGCTCAGATCAAGATTGCCAACCCCGTGGAAGGCTCTACTGACAGGCAGGTGACCATAACTGGATCTGCAGCGAGCATCAGCCTGGCCCAGTATCTAATCAATGTCAGGTGAGTGCCCTGGCCTGGCGCGCCCTCCCTCCCGCGCCCCGCATGAGGGAagggctgtcccctgtcccctgtcccgtcCCCTCCCGtgcctgctgtccctgtccccgctgcCACCCCTGCAGGgcgaggctggggctggggggagctgCCCCTCGGCTGTGCCGCCCTGAggggtggcaggaggggctgcccAGCCCCGTCCTGGTGGGACCCCGTCCCGGCGAGCTGCCGGTGCTGCCGCAGCACCTGGCTGTGCTCGGGGGCCGTGGGGAGCCTGGCACGGCCAGGGCTGCCCCGTCGGTGTCCCCGTCGGTGTCCCCTGatccctgcctggagctggcagTCCCCTCTCCTggctgagaggggctggggggtccccgggctgtccctgctgccgcGGAGCAGCGGCTGCTGCTGGTTCTCTCTGGATTTTGGCTCCTTCCCGGCGCACGGGGAACCCTTGGGGCCAGGCCGGGCTCCTCTGGGGGGTGTGGGGGTCccgtgtgcagctgggccaggcCTGGCAGCaccatcccttccctccctcagtccctccctccttccctccctccttccctcccccagctcGGCTCCTGCGCCGTTTTCGCTGTTTGTCCTGTGCTTTTTTTTCGCATTTTGTGCTGTTCCTTCCCTCCCACCCACACccgtgtatttttttttcttttttttttctttttttttttttttttttgttgttgttttccttttctcctctgttaCAGTTTAGAAAGCGCTAAACCCTCCTCCCAGGCAGCCTCCGTCACGATCCCTGACCACCTCAGCATCAACCTCTCTCAACCCTCCAccccttcttcttcttcctcctccaccaCCACCCCCTCGCTCGCCACCGCGGGGGCCTCCGACGCACCCTCCAGCCTCCCCAACCCTCTTCCGACCGCCCCTTGTGTCTCCAGTCTGCTTGGCATGAAACCTGTCCCTCTCCTGGCGCTAAATGTCGTGTCTGCGGCCAAAGGCGCCGCGGCGCCCGCCGTGCCCTGTGTCACTAACAAACTCAAAGCGGAGAAGCAAAGGTTTTCCCCGTACTGAGGCTGCTCCAGGGGTGGCAGCACCAGGACCCCGGAGAGGAGACTTGGAACAGcagattttttgggttttttttttcctctttttttatcatttttggTAACTTTTCCTCCGTACCGCGCTCGCGCTGccgctgcagcagcagagcttttCTTGCCGGCCGAGAGACTGTGTCCCTTTGTCCTGTGAGCGGTCACAactccctctctgcctgcctgtaGTTGTTGCTCGttaggtttttggtttttttaatttttatttttccatttctcctccttttcccattttttttgaGTAGTTTGGGTGcagctgtggggtttggggtgggattaggggggtggagggagggaggggactctgtgatttttttctggggGAGGGGGAACTGCATCCCCGGTGCCCTGGGGGGCCTCACCTGTCCTCTCTTAACTGTCTGTACCTGTAATAAAGTTGCCACGGTGAGAATCTGCTCTGGTAGATCTGTGCCgcagcggggcccggcccgggggtcCCCTCTGCCTGGGGGGGTCTCCTCACCCCCAAACCGCAGCGTGGCCGGGGGGTGGGCTGCCCCGGGGGTCCCTGCTGGCCCAGGGCCCCTgtgcagtgtctgtgtgtccccggGGGTCCCTGCTGGAGGTGCCCCCCTCCCCTGCGCTCCCTCCTCCGCTGCCTCCTCCCCCCCGCCTGGGGGTCCCGTGGatctccccctccccaaaccctcGGAGCAGAGCCCGCCACGCTCAGCCcagacccccgggacccccccaggacccccccaggaccctcccaGCGCTGTTCCAGGTGGGGAAGGGCACCTCCCTTCCCTGGCTGCTTGTGCAAACCCCCCACGCCCTGCTGAGGGGGGGTCCCCGTCCTGCCCGCCCCGAGGGGCTCCCCTGCCCCCGCCCAGGGCGTCCCTCCCGCCCCTCTCGGTGCTGGGGGGTCTCTCTGACGCCCTTTTCTCGTTGCAGGCTCTCCTCGGAGACCGGGGGCATGGGCAGCAGTTAGGGGGGCCCCGGACCCCCCCGCCTCGCCATCCATCTGCGGCCCCTTAGCACCGACCCAGGTTTTAAACTAGTTTGTACATTTTCGGTTCCTCCAGCCTCGCGCCACTCACCaggttgttttgatttttttttttttttttgtttttcgtttttgttctgtttttcggggttatattttttttttctcctctcaaattaaaagcattttaattccTCTGTTCAGCTCTTAAAATTGCTGAACCCCAAATCTTAGTTTTATAAagcttctctctctcctctccccaccccccccagcaccttctcccctcctctcccagttttTTCGGCTCATGAAGTTCTGTTTTTGTCATGAAATGTAAGAGTGGAAGAAAAacgaaaaaaagcaaaaaaaaaactaaaaaaaaaccatttcagTTTAGTTCTGTAACGTCAggaaatttttcaaaaaaaaaactgaataaaaagaTGGACTGGAGCTTTTCCTTGTGAATAGAACCTGCAGGATATTTTGGTTAATGGATCTGCCTGTCTCAGTCTTTATTTGAAACCCCCCTGGctcttcccagtgctcccagtatggtCCAGTTTGGTTCTGGAGAGGAACAAACCACCGCAGCTGGTGTTTGGTATCCTGCCAGAGGGTGGAGGACCaacccagtgctcccagtatggcCCAGTTGGGTCTTGGAGTCCCACTGGAATGGGATGAACCAGTCCTGGGCAGGGAACTTTGCCCCTCCaggtgaatttttgggggatctttcccctttccctccaAACTGGTCTGAAATGGGAACCGGCTGTTGGTTCTGttccccctctgccctccccCTACCTCCCCCTGGCACCTACAGGAGTGACAaaatcccctccctgtccccccatttcccccctctgAGCTGGGGGGCAGCTCCCTCTGCCCTGGGGGGGtttcagcagcacctgcacaaACCAGGGGGGGCCCCGAGCCCCctgccccttttccccccagagccccccaagGCAGCAGCGCAGTAGAGAGCGAtagatatttatataaatattcgGGGCTGTACAAGTGGGGGAGTGCAGGGTGGGGGGCGTGGGGGCACACAGGTCACAGGCCCGGGGGGGCTGTGGGCCGGGGGGGCCCCTCGCCGCTGCCTGAGTGGTCCAGCTCTGCGCTGTCACAGTCCGAGTCCTCGGAGACCTGGGGACACAAACGGGGGTGGCACATCCCCGGCCCCCCACCCTGGGGGAAGGGACCCCCTTCCCTTGGCCACTCCCATCTGGGGCCGCGGGGACCCCCCCATCCCGTGGGGACCCCAtctggggggctcggggggacCCTCTTCCACTTGCTGACCCCATCTGGGGGGCCCTGTGGACCCTCTTCCACTTGCTGACCCCATCTGGGGGGCCCTGTGGACCCTCTTCCACTTGCTGACCCCATCTGGGGGGCCCTGTGGACCCTCTTCCACTTGCTGACCCCATCTGGGGGGCCCTGTGGACCCTCTTCCACTTGCTGACCCCAtctggggggctcggggggacCCTCTTCCACTTGCTGACCCCAtctggggggctcggggggacCCTCTTCCACTTGCTGACCCCATCTGGGGGGCCCTGTGGACCCTCTTCCACTTGCTGACCCCATCTGGGGGGCTCGGGGGACCCCCCACCCCACGGTGACCATCCCGGGGGGCGCCCCTGGCCGGGGGGCATCACCTTggtggggctgagccccccgaGCCGGCGGCCGGGCCCCTCGGGCGGGGCCGCGTCCAGCGGGATCTCggagccctgggacagcaggtcCTCGGAGCGGTCGTCGGGGCGCTCGTCCGTGTTGGTGCTGCCCACGTCGGGCGTGGCACTGTGCGACGGCTCGCTCGTGTGGCCCTCGTCGCCGTCCCCGTCCGAGAAGTTCTCCGAGCTGAAGGTCGACAGCGACTGCCGCTTGCTCATCCCCGGCGGCCACCTGCGAGGGGCGCGGCGTGAGCGCGGGGGTCCGAGcgccccgggacccctcccgtgtcccccggCACCCGCGGGGGCTCGCACCCACCTCTGCCGCAGCGGCAGCTCCACCTCGCTGTCCACttcgccctcctcctcctccgacGAGACCCCCCGTttctgggggcacagggaggggtggggggctCCTGCTGACGCCCCTCGGGAAGGAGCCCCGGTCCTGGCCCGCCCGGGACCCGGGAGGAATCCATCCAATCCATCCCCCCTCCCGCTCCTGGGGTCTCCCCCCGTGTCCTCGCCCCCCCCCAAAGGGCCGCGGGGGTCTGGGGTCTCACCTGCCCGCGGGTGACGGCCGCCCGGTACAGCAGGGCCGCGGGGGTGAGGTGCTGCCCGGCGCCCCCTTTGCccccccggccggccccgctctcccGTTCGGGCTCCCCGGGAGTGGGGGGCTGCGGCGGGGGGGACCCTTGGGTGCCCGTCGCCCCCTCGGGTCCCGCATCGGGCACCGCGGCCGGGGGGGCACCCGCGGCCTCCAGGGTGCCCCCGAGGATGTCGGGGCTGGCGGCGGTGGCGGGGGGACCCCGGGGGGTCCCGGCCTCGGGTCCCGGCTCCGCGCAGCCCCCCCGGGGCCCCGCCTTGCGGTGGCGGCCCTTGGCCCGGCGGCTGCGCCCGGGGGACGGGGGACCCTTGGGACACCCCGGCAGGGCCACCTGCGCCATGGCCGCGTCCAGCTTGGGCAGCAGCACCTCCGGCTTCAGGATGTCGGGGCTGGGCACGGGAGGGACACGGCACGGGCTGTGGGTGCGGATCGCGGCAGCGCGACCCCGGGACAGCCACAGCCCCGAGGAGCCGCCGTCCCTCGCAGGGACCCCGGTCCGCAGAGCACCCCGAACCCCCACTCCCAGGTCCCCAGGCATTTCTCCCCTCAGGAACCCAGGCACCCCCCGGCCCCTAAACGACCCCAAACCAGATCCCCCAACATCTGCACACCCAGAGCACCCCCTCCCCAAAGAGCCCAGACTCCCCCACCCCCAAGAACGCCGTCCTCCCGTCCCCTGAAGGACCCCACACCCAGgtccccagacccccccaaactGCTGCACCCACACGTCCGtgccccccccccaaacccccagcaccccccattctccccccaccccaaacgCCCCAAGGTGCCCCCCCAggggacccccggccccgctcaccGCTTGCCGTGGGGCGAGAGCTTCTGGGGGACGTTGCGCTTCTTGATGAGGGTCTCGACGGCGTTGCCGTGCAGGAGCCCCCGCGGCACCCGCGGCTTGAAGAGCCCGGGGTAGCGCTTCTCCAGCGCCTGCTCCCGCCTGCCACGGGCCACGCGTGGGCACCCGCGCCCCTGCCCGCGGCAGGCGGGGCCTGGGGAGCGGCCACGGCCGGGGCGGAGCGGCCACGGGCTCAGGGATGACCGGGGCGGGGACAAAGGGCTGGCCACGGCCGGGGGTGACCATGGGATGGGCACAGAGGGTgccggcggggctgtgtggggGTGTTATTTGggggggctgtttttgggggtcccgttGGGGGGGCCGCCCACCCACCTGAGCAATTCCTTCTCCttgagctccagctgcagcatgaGGGCGCTCAGCTCCATGTAGAGGTTGTTGGCGCGCTCCAGTTTCCGCTCGTAGTGCTCCCGGATGTCCAGCGCGTGCCTGGGGACACGCGTGGCCTCAGGACACGGAGCCCGGGGACCCCGCGGCACcggccaggggcagggacagcgaTCTCCTGGCCCCGCAGCACGGACAGTGACCCGCAGCCCTCCGGTGCCCCACCAGCCCCTGGTGCCCTGCCCCGGtcccttcccagtgctcccagtgccccaccAGCCCCTGGTGCCCTGCCCCGATCCATTTCcactgctcccagtgccccaccAGCCCCTGGTGCCCTGCCCCGgtccattcccagtgccccacCAGCCCCTGGTGCCCTGCCCgggtccctccccagtgccccaccagcccctggtgccctgcccctgtcccttcccactgctcccagtgccccaccagcccctggtgccctgcccctgtcccttcccactgctcccagtgccccaccAGCCCCTGGTGCCCTGCCCGGGTCCCTCCCcactgctcccagtgccccaccagcccctggtgcccggtcccggtccctccccagtgccccaccagcccctggtgccctgcccctgtcccttcccactgctcccagtgccccaccAGCCCCTGGTGCCCTGCCCGGgtccctccccagtgctcccagtgccccaccagcccctggtgcccggtcccggtccctccccagtgtcccaccagcccctggtgccctgcccctgtcccttcccagtgCTCTCAATGCCCCACCAGCCCCTGGTGCGGTGCCCCGgtccctccccagtgctcccagcgcCCCCAGCACGGCCCCACCGCAGCTCCTCTCGCCGGCGGTTGATCAGCTCCTCCTCCAGCCGGTGCAGACACGTCCCCTCCGACTTGATCTTCTCGAAGTGCAGCTTCACCTCCTCCCGCCACTCGGCCTGCGGCACAGGGACAGCGCCGCCGCTGCCACCGGGCTCCAGCCACCACCAGGCTGTGTCCACTACAGGCTCCGGCCACCGCCGGGCTCCGGCCACCGCGGGCTGTGTCCACTACGGGATTCAGCCACCGGGCTCCGGCCACCATCAGGCTGTGTCCACTACAGGCTCCGGCCACCGCCGGGCTCCGGCCACCGCCAGGCTGTGTCCACTACAGGCTCCGGCCACCGCCGGGCTCCGGCCACCGCCGGCTCCGGCCACCGCGGGCTGTGTCCACTACGGGATTCAGCCACCGGGCTCCGGCCACCGCGGGCTCCAGCCACCGCCGGGCTCCGGCCACCGCGGGCTGTGTCCACTACAGGCTCCGGCCACCGCCGGCTCCGGCCACCGCGGGCTGTGTCCACTACAGGCTCCGGCCACCGCCGGGCTCCGGCCACCCCGCCCGTCCAGGGCACCGGCGGTGCCGGGCACTGCGGGTACTGCCCGGCTGGGGCCCGGTGCTGGTACCGCAGGAAGGGGGTCCTGGGTGCTGGGGGGTACCTGGGATTTGAAATAGGTCTCCTGCGGCGTGGAGAGGACGTCGGCCGAGGCGATGTCGAGGTGCAGCAGGATCTGGCGGAAGGACGGCCGGTTCCGGGGTTTGCTGTTCCTGGGGGAAGGACACGGCGCCCAGGGTGGGCTCGGGGAGTCCTGcgggtctggggggtc
This window of the Lonchura striata isolate bLonStr1 chromosome 27, bLonStr1.mat, whole genome shotgun sequence genome carries:
- the MAP3K12 gene encoding mitogen-activated protein kinase kinase kinase 12, giving the protein MACLHETRTPSPSLALPSDGTPEQELTPTQCVLRDVLPAPSAPAEPWPRRGGPRGPELGPEPAGPLAADAAHLRCQAGGGFLEGLFGCLKPVWTMIGKAYAAEHKHPPEDPWEVPFEEILDLQWVGSGAQGAVFLGRFHGEEVAVKKVRDLKETDIKHLRKLKHPNIITFKGVCTQAPCYCIIMEFCAQGQLYEVLRAGRKVTPSLLVDWSMGIAGGMNYLHLHKIIHRDLKSPNMLITYDDVVKISDFGTSKELIDKSTKMSFAGTVAWMAPEVIRNEPVSEKVDIWSFGVVLWELLTGEIPYKDVDSSAIIWGVGSNSLHLPVPSSCPDGFKVLLRQCWNSKPRNRPSFRQILLHLDIASADVLSTPQETYFKSQAEWREEVKLHFEKIKSEGTCLHRLEEELINRRREELRHALDIREHYERKLERANNLYMELSALMLQLELKEKELLRREQALEKRYPGLFKPRVPRGLLHGNAVETLIKKRNVPQKLSPHGKRPDILKPEVLLPKLDAAMAQVALPGCPKGPPSPGRSRRAKGRHRKAGPRGGCAEPGPEAGTPRGPPATAASPDILGGTLEAAGAPPAAVPDAGPEGATGTQGSPPPQPPTPGEPERESGAGRGGKGGAGQHLTPAALLYRAAVTRGQKRGVSSEEEEGEVDSEVELPLRQRWPPGMSKRQSLSTFSSENFSDGDGDEGHTSEPSHSATPDVGSTNTDERPDDRSEDLLSQGSEIPLDAAPPEGPGRRLGGLSPTKVSEDSDCDSAELDHSGSGEGPPRPTAPPGL